The Theobroma cacao cultivar B97-61/B2 chromosome 1, Criollo_cocoa_genome_V2, whole genome shotgun sequence genome contains the following window.
AGaacataaaaagaaagaaaagagaagaaaaaataataacccTCTAACCCAACATATGAAATAGTTTTCAAATCCTCATTGAATGGGAGGTCCTGTTGTATACTGTAGAAAAGCATAATATCTGCATATGGTTGCCACTTTGTGCCAAACTTGTTTTTCCCCTTCTGCAGAGTGCATCAGGTATAATTTTCCCCATAATCAAGGCAGAGGGAGTGAGGCAGATGTTCTTCCCTGCAACAGTGCCAGCACTATATAGAGCTCCTCCCGTTGATTGATATGCCCTATCATGGTAGCTTAAGCTCTGTAGCACCCTAGATTAAAAGGCTAGAACTGCCTTTGTCTTATTGCTTGGACAGACCAGTGCATGCTAAATGTATATCAAGACACCGTACAGCTGTGTTAGATTAGAGACGGCTAGGAACTATTCTTTCATTATATGAACAAAAATTCTCCCAAACTGAAatactttaattaaaaaatatttattatgtcTGTCGTATAACgttctgaaaaaaaaaaaagattcagCGTGAATTAACTGAATAGATTTCAACAATCAGAACATCAAAGGAAGAAATACTACTTCCTTGAACGGAACGCAAGGGATGCTGGAAGAAGGCCTGCATCCATCAACCTGCATGGAATAACATGTTTGTGTAGATTATTTTCCAGAAAAACAGACAACTGAAAATTGACCTGTTTAGCAACTTTGGATTGAAATGATGATGACTTACATGTTATTAACTGACTTTACTGGTGGGTATGATAGCCATGCGTTTGATTCTCCCCTTCAGTTGAAGGAAATCAACGAATCTAGTGAGTTTGCATTTTGCATGGCCAAGTCTTGTGGTTTTTGGGAACCTCCCAAATCCAATTGCAAATCGTAATTGTCCTTTATGGCCTTTCAATGATGGCGAGCAAACAATTGTTCAGCATGGCATCTTCCAATCCTATGTCAACCTGAAAGATCTCCCAAGATTTTGGCTCTCAGATCCATTCATTATGCCCAGCTTGTCCAGAGCTAGTGCTATAGACTAATGAGATGTCCTTTTTCATCGTACGGTTCCTGAATCAACCGTACCCCTCTCTTTCACCCACTCTTATATTGTCATTCATACCCGGGAGGGCTCTATAAACTGATCCAACTTGAGCCAGGTTGCTTCATCACCCCAACATTTTTCATGGATTCCCTCACTCTAGCTGCTTCTTCCCATTGACCAGCAGCTGCATAAATGTTTGACAAAAGCACATAAACTGATGGATTATTTTGCTCTGTTTCAAGGAGAATCCCAGCAATAGTTCTTGCAAGCCTTAGATTAGTATGAGCTGCACAAGCACTGAACAAGGTCCACCAGATATTAGAATGAGCTTCAACATGCTGACTATCTATTACTCTTTCTGCTTCATCAAGATACCCTGCCCGAGCAAGAAGGTCAACCATGCAGGAAAGGTGATCTTCTCCAGGCACAAAGCCATAATCATTTACCATGGAATTGAATATCCAAGTTGCATCATCAACTAAACCAGCATGACTGCAAGCAGAAAGAACAGAAGTAAATGTTGCCTGATCAGGTTTGGCCCTACCTGCATCTTTCATTGCCTTGAAACAATGGACAGCTTCTTTTCCTTCTCCATGCTGTGCAAAAGCAGAAATGAGGGAATTCCAAGAGATTGTGTCCTTTACAATCATCTCATTGAACACTCTCAAAGACCAATTTAAAGTGCCACATTTTGCATACATTGTGATTAATGCATTGCCTAAAGATGTTTCTAAAAAAAGATCATGCCTGAGGATGTAACCATGAAGTTGTTTCCCATGACTCAAGGATGAGATGTTGGCACAAATGCTTATAGCAATGCTAAGTGTGTATGCATTTGGTCTGAGGTTTAACATTAATAGCTGGGATAATTGCTCTAATCCCTGAGCTGGGGACCCATTGAGAAAGAATCCAGATATAATAGTATTCCAGGAGATCAAGTTCTTGGGAGACATTTGAAACAATTGATAGGCCTGATTCATCTTCCCATGCTTAGCGTATGAAGAAACCAATGCATTGGAAACCTGGATTCTGGAAATGAGTCCATTTTTAAACACAAGGGCATGAATCATCTCACCCATTTCTATGAACTCTGAGCATGACAGTAAACTTCCAAAAGTGAACTCGTCTGGTTCAATCCCTGACCTCTGCATTTCCAAGTAGACCAAAAATGCTGATCTACCAGAGTTTCCTTGACCATAACTTGATACCATGGTATTCCATGACACAAGATCCTTCTCCTCCAATCTCTCAAAAACTATGTTAGCAGCATTTAGATCCCCACAGCTAGAATACATAGTTATCGCTGCATTGCTCACAGAGGTACACTGTTCAAACCCCATCATAACAGCTTGTGCATATACCTGATCCCCAACTCTTCTAGATGAACATGAACTCATTAGACTCACAAAAGTCAGTTCCGAGGGGCTCAAACAAGCCTCTAACATCTCCCTAAACATTATCGATGCATGTTCAACTCTTCCTACATTCATTAAACCATCAATCATCACATTAAAAGTAATCCGATCGCGCACAAAACTTTCTACTTCATCAAAAACCAGGCACGCATTGACAACATCTTCACAATTAAAGTACATAGTAATTATTGCATTAACCACAGAAGCTCTAACTGAAAACCCAGTTTTAACCACCAAAGCCTGCACTTGCCTCCCAAAACCCAAGTTTTCACTAGAACACACACTCAACACGCTAGCAAAGCTGTAATAATCATGCTTAAAACCCAAAATATGCATTTCCTTAAACAAACCAAACCCAAAGTCTTCATACCCATTGTCCACACACCCCGTAATCATTGCATTCCAAACCGCCACTTCTTTCATAGGCATCTTATCGAACACCTCGCAAGCATAGGGAATTTCCCCCAACTTGGTACACGAAGACAACAACGTAGTCCAAGAATAAACATCTGGGTCTTTAATTTCACTAAAAACCCTTTTAACAGAACCTAAATCTTGGGTTCTCGAATAGAGGAAAAGCAGCGTGTTAGAGACATGAGAGTAGGCTTCCAAGCCGGATTTGATAGCGTAGCAGTGGAGTTTAGTTCCAAATTTAACGTTGCGGAGATTGGCACAGGCTTTGAGAGTGGTGGAGAGAGTGTAGTGGTCGAGTTTAACGTTGTCGTGGAGATACTGAATTTCGTTGAATAGATTGAGGGCATCTTCGTAGTGAGTCGAGCGAGTGAGCTTTGCAAGGTGAGTGTTGAGGTTGATGAGCTGTTGTCGTTGGTTGAAAGTAGCATCAGTTATGGTAGTTAACCACTTCCTGGAAAAGCCGGGGACCTTTGTCATCAGTTAATTTGCCTTCTCATTTCTACGTGGTGCGGGACGCTTTATTATTAGAATACTAGAAATATTGGGCCCTCAAAAATCTTAGCCCAAGTCTGACCTAAAACTTCGTCCAAGATGGCCTAATTCTTCACAATTTGAGGTCAAGCCCGTTTCTGGAGGGCTTCCGAGCCTGGGTATTTAAATTCCCGTTAGAAGCTTCGTATACCCTCTCCGTCTTCAACCTCCAATAACACCATCGTGGACCTGTTTCCCTCCGAGAAATTGCACGAACATGGAAACATCTGCTGAAAAATAGCTTAACCCTGCAAAACAACATATAAATGAGGAGATTCTCTTCCAAAACGCTATGTCTTATCGCCAGACAACGCCATCTCTCACTTTCCTCCTATCCAAACACGTACCACTTTCACATCCTTCCcgacaacaacaacaacaacaacaacagcaACAGCCTTAACCTTCTCTCAAGCAATTCAAAATCTGGATTCGGTTTAGTTACCCTCGAAACCAAGCAACCCACTCTTAAATCCGACAACGACCAACAGACCGACGACTTTGCTTCCGACGTCGAAAAAATCTACAGAATCCTCCGAAAATTCCACACTCGAGTCCCGAAACTTAACCTCGCGTTACAACAATCTGGCGTCGTTTTCCGTCCCGGTTTAACCGAACGCGTTTTGAACCGTTGCGGCGACGCAGGTAATTTAGGTTACAAGTTCTTCACTTGGGCATCGAAACAACCCGGATATCACCCAAGCTATGAAATTTACAAGGCAATGATTAAAATCTTAGGCAAAATGAGACAATTCGGCGCCGTGTGGGCATTAATTGAAGAAATCAAAAGGGAAAATCCCCATTTCATTACGGCGGAATTATTTATCCTCTTGATAAGGAGGTTTGCTTCTTCAAGAATGGTGAAAAAAGCTATTGAAGTGTTCGATGAAATGCCAAAGTACGGTTGCCCACAAGACGACGCCGTGTTTGGCTCTTTATTAGATGCATTATGTAAAAATGGGAATGTAAAAGAAGCGGCTTTGGTTtttgaggaaatgagggtgagATTTCTGCCTAATTTAAAGCATTTTACTTCGTTGTTGTATGGTTGGTGTAAAGAAGGGAGGATTTTGGAAGCTAAACATGTGTTGGTTCAAATGAAGGAAGCCGGTTTCGAGTCTGATATTGTAGTTTTTAACAATCTGTTAAGTGGGTACGTTTTGGGAAACAAAATGGGGGATgcttttgatttgttgaaagaaatgaGGAAGAAAGGGATTGACCCAAATGCGAATTCGTATACTATTGTGATTCAAGGGCTTTGCAAGGCTGATAGAATGGAGGAAGCAATGAGGGTTTTTGTTGACATGGAGAGAGATGGTTGTCGAGGTGATGTTGTGGTTTATACAACCTTGATAAGTGGGTTTTGTAAGTGGGGAAGGGTTGAGAAAGGTTATGAGGTGTTGGATAGGATGATATCGGAAGGGCTTATGCCGAATTCATTGACTTATTTGCATATTATGTTGGCTCATGAGAAGAAGGATGAGTTAGAAGAGTGTTTGGAGTTGATGGAGGAGATGAGGAAGATTGGTTGTGTTCCTGATGGTGGTATTTATAATGTGGTTGTTCGATTAGCTTGTAAGTTGGAGGAAGTGAAAGAAGCTGCTCGTGTTTGGAATGAGATGGAAGGAAGGGGATTTAGTCCTGGGgttgataattttattgttatgATACATGGATTTATTGGGCAAGGGTGTTTGGTTGAAGCCTGTGAGTATTTTAAAGAAATGGCTGGAAGAGGTCTTTTTTGCGTTCCTCAATATGGGATTTTGAAAGATTTGTTGAATTCTTTGTTGAGAGCTGAGAAGCTTGAAATGGCGAAGAATGTTTGGAGTTGTATTGTTAGTAAGGGATGCGAGCTTAATGTGTCTGCATGGACAATATGGGTTCACGCACTTTTCTCAAAGGGGCATGTGAAGGAGGCATGTTCTTATTGTCTGGAAATGATGGATGTGGACGTAATGCCACAGCCAGATACTTTTGCAAAGCTTATGAGGGGTTTGAGGAAACTGTACAACAGGCAGATCGCTGCAGAGATTACAGAGAAGGTGAGGAAGATGGCTGCAGATAGAGAGATCACTTTTAAGATGTATAAACGGCGGGGGCAGAGAGacttgaaagaaaaagtgaaggaAAAAGCAGATGGTAGAAAGAGGAGGGCTCGTCGACGTCGGTGGGGTGGGGCCTGTAGTAGAGCTAACATTTTGTAGTTTGAAATCAAGGCCATTTGTCAAGTAAGAGAACCCACTGCAGAAGTATTGATTAGATTGCTTCTCAGGCAGTTATGGATTTGCATTTGTTATGCATTGGAGAAGTGAGGAACTCTCTATATTCTTTAGAAGCACTCAGCTTGTTCTGCAGGTAGTTGGAAAAAACTCCATTATCACTGCTTTTAGATGTCATGTATTCTTTCTTGCAAATTATCACTCTGTTTGCTATTTGTTCTATTTATTACATCTAGCTTTCCttcctaaaaatattttttattcaagaCTTGGCTGGGCTGCAATTAAGTTCTCATCAGACCTAGAATCCTTTGTCAATGTGGTAGCTTATTTTGAGCATCTGGAATGCTTTGGCATTGGTTGTCATATAACATTATCATAGCTAGTAATTGTATGTTAGGAAATAagttagtatttttttttatttatttcttgttttgCTGGATATTTAGTGGCATGTGGAATTAGAGCAGAATCGCTGCAAAAGGAGTTTGCAAATCAGAAGCATAGTGCTTAATTTGGTATGCATGACAATTTTTAATGGATCATTTATAGTGTACACTCTGGTCCTTCTCACAAGCTGTTGATAGTCCTGATTTATTGCCACTGATTATGATTAAGGGCATACAGAAGCCTTGTTAAGTTTGAATATATAAAGTTAGTTATGTTGGAGTTTGGGAATTGAATGCCCTCAGGCCTCAACTGTGgataaatagtaaataaatCATTCCCTTTTCAGGAACTAATTCTTTGTATGACAGCACCCACTAGATGGACCAAATGTATAAAAAATATGC
Protein-coding sequences here:
- the LOC18611339 gene encoding pentatricopeptide repeat-containing protein At3g49740, yielding MTKVPGFSRKWLTTITDATFNQRQQLINLNTHLAKLTRSTHYEDALNLFNEIQYLHDNVKLDHYTLSTTLKACANLRNVKFGTKLHCYAIKSGLEAYSHVSNTLLFLYSRTQDLGSVKRVFSEIKDPDVYSWTTLLSSCTKLGEIPYACEVFDKMPMKEVAVWNAMITGCVDNGYEDFGFGLFKEMHILGFKHDYYSFASVLSVCSSENLGFGRQVQALVVKTGFSVRASVVNAIITMYFNCEDVVNACLVFDEVESFVRDRITFNVMIDGLMNVGRVEHASIMFREMLEACLSPSELTFVSLMSSCSSRRVGDQVYAQAVMMGFEQCTSVSNAAITMYSSCGDLNAANIVFERLEEKDLVSWNTMVSSYGQGNSGRSAFLVYLEMQRSGIEPDEFTFGSLLSCSEFIEMGEMIHALVFKNGLISRIQVSNALVSSYAKHGKMNQAYQLFQMSPKNLISWNTIISGFFLNGSPAQGLEQLSQLLMLNLRPNAYTLSIAISICANISSLSHGKQLHGYILRHDLFLETSLGNALITMYAKCGTLNWSLRVFNEMIVKDTISWNSLISAFAQHGEGKEAVHCFKAMKDAGRAKPDQATFTSVLSACSHAGLVDDATWIFNSMVNDYGFVPGEDHLSCMVDLLARAGYLDEAERVIDSQHVEAHSNIWWTLFSACAAHTNLRLARTIAGILLETEQNNPSVYVLLSNIYAAAGQWEEAARVRESMKNVGVMKQPGSSWISL
- the LOC18611340 gene encoding putative pentatricopeptide repeat-containing protein At5g65820, whose translation is MRRFSSKTLCLIARQRHLSLSSYPNTYHFHILPDNNNNNNNSNSLNLLSSNSKSGFGLVTLETKQPTLKSDNDQQTDDFASDVEKIYRILRKFHTRVPKLNLALQQSGVVFRPGLTERVLNRCGDAGNLGYKFFTWASKQPGYHPSYEIYKAMIKILGKMRQFGAVWALIEEIKRENPHFITAELFILLIRRFASSRMVKKAIEVFDEMPKYGCPQDDAVFGSLLDALCKNGNVKEAALVFEEMRVRFLPNLKHFTSLLYGWCKEGRILEAKHVLVQMKEAGFESDIVVFNNLLSGYVLGNKMGDAFDLLKEMRKKGIDPNANSYTIVIQGLCKADRMEEAMRVFVDMERDGCRGDVVVYTTLISGFCKWGRVEKGYEVLDRMISEGLMPNSLTYLHIMLAHEKKDELEECLELMEEMRKIGCVPDGGIYNVVVRLACKLEEVKEAARVWNEMEGRGFSPGVDNFIVMIHGFIGQGCLVEACEYFKEMAGRGLFCVPQYGILKDLLNSLLRAEKLEMAKNVWSCIVSKGCELNVSAWTIWVHALFSKGHVKEACSYCLEMMDVDVMPQPDTFAKLMRGLRKLYNRQIAAEITEKVRKMAADREITFKMYKRRGQRDLKEKVKEKADGRKRRARRRRWGGACSRANIL